The Magnolia sinica isolate HGM2019 chromosome 3, MsV1, whole genome shotgun sequence genome includes the window ttgaaggcacaagaaattccaatgcagttgggtttcattggtccatgtcattttcaatgactcaagctaacaagatacgccggatttctctctctcaaatagattgcttcatacacaatatgacttttaaaggagcagTTGTCCTATGTTTTAGATGGtgtgtttagaaaaaatgaacttctttatgatcaataactacatatataattaataaaattataggtacaaaaaataagatgtgtattgaaaatataataaactaatgtaataatgaaaatattagcatatatctataTGACCAGCCTGACTGAGCccgcttgagttgggcttggaATTGAGAATTCCTAATCTAAAGTTGGGTTGGGTTATGATTGAGGTATATGAACCTTGGGTTAGGCTAGAGTTAAgcaccaactcaacccaacctgcccaactttcagggTTTCAGCCCTACTTATACATTCCCGATGCTGAGCCATAGAGGTCCGGCTACTTTCCAAGGATGATGGCCGTGACAATGTAGACAATGCCGACGGACGTGGAACAGCTGTCCACCTCATATGAAGCTGATCTTGCTCGAGCCGGAGCTTGTCTCATGTGAGAACGTGAACTCAACAACCATCTGTTCATATGATCAAATGGCAGTCACGAGTGGGTGGGACCCACGAAATTTCCACGTGGGAGATTATATCAGATCATTTTTTCTGTATGGTCTTAACATAGACTGGCTATACCTAAAAACTCATCCCAATTGGATAATCCTAGCCGCTGATACGGACATTTTGTAATCGGTGGAAGTCCTCCAATCAGTAGGAAGGATCATCCAACGACGTTGTGTTTTTTGGGCATTGGCTATCCACAACAACCTAACAGATGAACCGTCTGGATCTTGCACGTGTATGCCACATGTAGGGATATAGAACCTCTAAGGAACCAACGATGGACAAGTGACGTCTGAAAAAATTAGTCGGATCAGATGATTCTAACAAATTGATCAGTTGCCCACGAATAAATTGATGGGTGGAAGATCCCATAATGGTCCGTAACAACACTGCAATTTAACGTTAGATGATGATGTATCAAATATATATCAAGGGAATTTAACCCGACTTACCCACTGCTCTATTTGAAGCCAGTATACGGGGGAAACGGGGATGGGCTACTGAGCCTGCAACtaggctagtggtcggtgctatgtgggccccaccatgatatatgtgtttcatccatgcagtccacccattcttctagatcattttaacttatgaacccaaaaatgaggctgatccaaatctcaagtggaccgcacagttcaattagaacgcccaccattaaaaacttcttaggggtcacaaaagttttggatcaagctgatatatatttcttcccttcatccaagtatgtatgacctaatcaacagtttagatgtcaaataaccattacagtgggccctaggaggtttttaatggtggacattcaatcactactgttttcccacctgagatttagatctacctcatttttggcatcaagccctaaaattatctttcaaaatatatggacagcgtggataaaacacatacatcatggtgggtccacagcaccaaccactagccacccaGCTGTGGCAGCCTCACTAGCCACACCGCGTCCGGTACAGGGAGCCTGTGTAACAAGATACTATctaaggcccaccctaatgcatgTATAACATCCACTGCATCAATCATGCCACAGTGTGCTGAGCCCACAGATAAagccatccaaatctcaagtggggtATCCCACAGAGCGACACCCACCACTGAAACTTTCTTTGGGCTAGCAAAGTTTTCAATCAGTCTGATATTTAATTTTGCCCTtgatcatggtgggactcaccttataAAGGGACTGGATCACATATAAATATGACGGTcggcccatgaaggtttcaatagtggggttccatccccactgttctaTGTGGTCTGGGAAGGTCTGGATCGGCCTGGTTTTGGACTTTACTTTCTAACTGGTgcaaatgaatggcatggatgccAGACTCCAATTCGGTACTGCTCGGAGCCCTGtgagcccaccacgatgtatgtgttttatccacgccatccatccaatttgccAGTTTATTTTAAATTATGACTCGGAAATTttgcagatccaaacctcagatAGACTACACCGCAGGAAACCTggatgattgaacgcccaccgttaaaaacttattggggaccACAAAAGTGTTGGTTCAAGCTTTtttcttcattcatgtctatgtGAGGTtacaacgggttagatggcaaataaatattacagttgtccccaggaagtttttaacagttgaTGTTCGATCACTGttgtttcctgctgtgtggttATCtttagacttggatctgcctaattttttgccTCACGCCCTAGGatgagcttgaaaaatgaatggacggcatggataaaaggcTTAACACCTaaatcatagtggagcccacagcaCCGATCCATTGAATACACACAACGGTGGGTCCTACGGAGCTTCTCGTTAGAAGTGCAAGGAAATTCATTACTTCTATGCAGCCATTTTACAAACATGGTCCAATGGTCGGAGCCATCCATATGCTCAATTTGACATTTGTTTGTactaaaatatgaaaaaattagATTAAAGAGGTAAATAAAACTACCTGGAATATTTATATCACTAAGGCATGCTCTAAATATAGAGAGGACAATATAATTTTAGAAGTCTTGCAATTTATATTATCACCAGATAAAGGCAAATAACTATAGTCGAACTATCAAACCAAAATCGAACACCATTCTATCTCGACACGAAGGATTAGAGGTCCCGGTTTGAATCGGAACCAATCTATTCTGGCACACCTGGAAACCTCACACGTGTAAGCCTGGCTGAATTAGAGACTAACAATGTTGCAAGGTAAAACTCCAGCTAACCGGATAACTTCGAGCATGACTGTGCATGAATGAAGGTAAAATTATAGAACTGAAAAGATCATTTTCAATGGCTCAAATTCAACTGCAAAATTCAAAGGTCAGATCATCATTAAGCATGATTACTGAGCCATTACTAATTTAAATTGCACCAAGACGATGAACAGTTCGATTTATTGGAGCATCGCTTTCCGCAACGCAGCTGTTTGTAGAAAGTCCTCAAGCGCTCTTACGGAGGACCCTTTACGGTGCTCTTCATCTACCACGGCAGCTTTCAACACCTCTTCTAACCGCTTCGCATTCCTTCTCATCTCCATCCCTCTCTCAGATTCTCCACCCATCACCAACCCAATCACCCTCGTAACATCCACCCCACGGATCTCCGCCTTACTTCCCCTGGCCATCTCCACCCCAACACCCAACTCTTCTTCTAACAGCTTCGAATTAAAGAGCTGCTCAGCACCCATTGGCCATCCGATAATCGGCAAGCCCTGGCTCAAGCTCTCCAGTATCGAATTCCAGCCGCAATGGCTGAGGAACGCGCCGGTCGATTCGTGTGAGAGAATTTCCAGCTGCGGGGCCCATTTCTTCACCAAAAGCCCCTGTCGTCTTTCTGCCATCCGATTTTCGAATCCTTCCGGCAGCCACTCGGCTCTGAAATCCTCTTTCACATCGAATCCAATAGGAGGCCTGATAACCCAAATGAAAGCCTTCCCACAAGCTTCCAATCCCTTCGCCAGTTCCATCATTTGGGCGGCATTGATCGAATTCTGGGACCCGAACGAGATGTACAAGACAGAGCTTTTTGGGTGAAGGTTTAGCCACTCGGTGCATGACAGAGAAGAGACGATCGGTTCCTCCTTTCTTGAAGACGGAGGGTGGAGCAACGGACCGATGGCCCACGCCTTCCTCCACAGATTCTCCCTCATGTGCATCAAAGCCGTGCTATCCAATTCCTCCACGGTATTAACAAGAATCCCATCAGACCGCCCAAAGAAAGACGCGTGCTTCCGAAAAAGAATGCACCAAGGATCGCTCTCATCGACATTTCTACAGTCATCTGGAAGCTGAGAGCGATGGATGGAAATCCCTGGGAATTCCGGCAGCGGGAACTCATCGGCATCGGTCCGCATGTGGGGGAGATGGAGCCAGACCGAGGTGAAGATCAACGACCCGTAAGCTCCGGACGTGCTGGCGACGGAGTGGAAAGCGCCGAACTTGTGTGCTGTCTCGACGGACCACGACATGAATTCGTCGGAGATAATGCAGAGAGGGGGCCGGCCTTCTTGTGTGCAGATGGTGGAGACGAGGTGTTCGAAGGAAGGCTGGAGGGTTTCGGAGGCGTAGACGAGGCGGAGAATGAGATGGTGAGGGATGGAGTCGGTGTTTTCGGCGTGGGGAGGGAGGCCGTGGTGGGAGCTGTCGAAGGGAAGGCAAGAGAGGCGGATGGAGGAGTCTGGGGGGAGGGAGGATTGGAGGGCTAGGATGTTGAGAGGGGTGTTGATGAGGGTGATGATGTGATCCGTTTTCTGTTCGAGGAGCCTTGCGAGAGCTAAGAAAGGGATGAGATGGCCTTGAGCCATGAAGGGGAAGAGGAGGATATGCTGCCTGTGGCTGCTCTCACTGGTTTTAGACATGgtcgcagcagcagcagcagcagcaaaaaggccgagaggatgagaaatggagaagaagagaaggagaagtgAAGGAGTAGAAAGAGtgaataaatataataataataataataataaaagaaagaaatatgaTGATAACCAAAGTGGACACGCATAAGATATAGAAAGGATTTAGCAGGTGGTATTTCCAACTGCCCCGAATATTACAGGGATCAAACAATTGTCCTGTATATTCACTTGATACTTATTTTAGCTTCTGCATTGAGCCAGCATGTGACAGCTGCTGGGAGTGGAATTGGATGGGTAAATGCTGTGGGGGGCTCAGTGGGGTGTTTGTAAGAAATTCGTACCGTTCATATGTTTTGTCTAATTATTTTATGACAtgtgctaaaaaatgaggtagatccaaggctcaagtgggccacactacggaaaaaaaaatggaaattatATGCAtacagttgaaacattcatgagactacaagagctttggatttaatatttttattatttcacTTCATCCTAATGGCAAAGAGTTTATGAGCATTTGGGCCACTTTATGAATATTTTGGaatgcatataaatatcacagtgtAGCCTGAAAGCGTTTAGATGGTAGGCAATTCCTTTTCAttatttccaattgtgtggtccacttaaatttcaAATTTGTCCAATTTTTTATCTCATGTTTGAAATTATCTTCTAAAACGAATGGATAGAATAGATtttacacaaatatcatggtggccccaacaTTGCTTGTGGTGGTAAAAACCACCTTAAAAAATGTAAGGTGACGATGAAGTGGGTGGGGTAATTGACATGTGtaaatatattttatccatgcggtccattcatttcgaaagatcattttagggaatgagcccaaaaattcaGATAGATCACGCCTTTAGAAACAATCGATAACGGACGGTCAGATTCAACTTCTCAAGTGAGTGAATCAGACAGATTCGTGATAGGGTAATCTTCATTCCAAGGCCTACCGCTTTCATGATGCAGATGacttacacaagtggcatgttaaCCGGTACCAAAGAtgttttcatggtgggcctatgatTAATGGTTTCTACCTCAAAAATCGTGAGTTGGCCTATTGCGGTTGAATTGACGGTCTCTTGCTCTCTTGCGCCTTGATTCGGACGGCTAGGATCTTCTTATGCAAGTTGACGGGGTAGAATTTGTTGAAATATCGTAACTTGTCCCGTTCTTGGATTCTTGTTTGATGAACTAGGACCGTtggtttcatctcaaccgttcacTAAATGACCACCACTCCACTAGCTGGTTAGACACTGGAGCTCAAAACTTCAAACGGTTCGGTCTGAGATACATGCCACATTGAAAATTTCCAAATCACCACCTTCGTTGCATTTGAAAGATGCTCACGTGCTACTGGTGGGACTGATTTTTTACCATCTAATCAGTAGATGATTTCCATCATATCATGTGTAGGTATCCAACCCCTCTATAAATATGGTCTAAAGGGGAGGGTCACCTACTGAGAAAATCAGCCCGAACCactcatcagtgggccacatctgCATTGTCAATTATATCAGCggctatgattttatttttttgtgttgtggcccacctggtaagTGGATTGGGCTGAATTTTTCACTAGGTGGTCCCTCTGATGGATCCAACCTATTGGACGTGTTGGATCCCCCACCCACATGCGAGGGTAGAAATTATCAGGGTAACTCATGGCATAACTGGTGGGACACGTGCATTTCTCTGCATCTATCCATAGGCTAGCACAACCTTATCGAGCCTCTCAACTCTTAAAGCTCCTTTGCCAACGTAACACACGTTTCAGAGACATTCATATTCCGCCGCTTGTCTTAAGCCCATGTCCTGTGGTGCCCAAAACTCACGCTCAATTCCAAGCCACCAGCGTTGAGGTTCAGCCCAAGCTAGGCCCACAGCAGGCAGCAGGCCCAAATTGGGCTAGACGGGCTGAGCCTCTTATCCACCCTACAGCTGAGGTCCATCCCCATGTATGTATTTCTACGAACCTATTCAGAAGGGTTGCCCTGCTATCAAAGTGAAACGGCCCAAAGGCCAGACCATTCTAACAATTACTTGGGCCACCATATGAAATGGAGGTATCTGGGTGGTTCGTCCATCGcttcatgtagtgtggcccatctgatgatttgGATCAGCCTTCTTCTTGGGACGAACAAACTAAAGAGTAGGACAACCCTTCCGGATAGATTGGATCGGATGTCATgaatgcatcaaggtaggccctacgcAAACtagtttagaattagttttatGCTGAGAATGACAGATCCATTGCGTAGCACAAGATAGCTAGGCTGTAGTTACTGCCATCGGATCCATGATTCTATGTCACATAAGTGGtgggaagtgggtcccacttaatgAATGGATGTATCTCAACACTATTGAAGCTTAATTTTTTATAAGCCTTGTCACCATTAAGTCAAGACCATCTTCTGTATTTGATGATCGGgataattcaaaaatataaaaGTAACTCTttagacacttttgagcatgatCAATTGATCGAACATGATGACTCAATCGATTGAGGGTCTCTCGGTCTATGGTTAGATCAATAGCGTGTAGGATTTTGTGTAATTGCacaatttgtttcatattccatgtgtaacactatatatatgagtgttAAACATAAGGAAGAACTTATTCCAAGGGAGTTCTAAGGTTTTGAAAAGGGCTTTTGTATATTTAAGTATTCTATCTTTTGTAattcattttcaatatggattgattGTCGCCTTATACTGTAGTTTTTTTTCGCAAGAATTTTTCTACATAAAATCATGCATTCTCTATGATTACATTATTTGCATTTATCTTTCATTTGTGTGATTCTAGTAGGAGTTTACTTCCGTGGCTCCCAACACACATCACTAGAAATTAACCGTGGTGATtgagcacccaccattaaaaaaattagtggccataaaagttttggataaaatttatatttctgttttcccttcatctagatctgtgtgaccaaatcaacaggttggatggcaaataaacattacaacagccctaggaaggtttcaaaactAGTGGTTCAATCCCCATTACTTACTTTGGTGTGGTAAACTCGAGCTTTGGACGTgtcacatttttgggctcatgctctaaactgATCAGTAAACATATATGGTcatgtggatctaaaacataaattATTGTGAGGCAAAGAAGTTCCACAGGATGAAAGTCTTGCtacacataaatcattgtggggccaaagaagtttcatATTTGAGGCCAATCATCAGATGGTTAAGGCCATCATATCAGTGGATCATGCATTGCATGGGAGCACATGCAAGACTTGATGAATCCACTGGGTTGTATAACGTGTCCCTGTAAGTTCTTGGAGAGAGCACGGAATTGAGTATCTCTCAACCATATTTACATTCTTTTAAAATAAGAACCCACTGAAAATCATTCACAAGGTTAACATTATTCTCACtgaaatgaactgaaaatacaaatattagtcttACCCAAAACTAATGAAGCCccagggttttaatggtgggcattcaattcccactgtttcacgtGCCCTattcccacttgagttttggatccgcttcatcTTTGGACTGATATACTCACATGAAACTGATGAACAGCTCGTCGTAGATGCCATACGGAATTCGCAGTGAGTCCCATGTAGCTTCTGACCTTCGAGAACCCTCCATAGGTGAGGGCAGAAGCAATTTGCGTCCTTTGAATCTATCTTTCATGTGTCACCTAAAACACTAGACCAGGCCCAAACACCCAACTTGAACTGTCTACAACACGTTTTATCATAAAGGCATAAAACATCTTATCCATCTGAAGCTAACCATGTTGTGTgtaaatctattccgtccatcaaaTAGGCAACCCTCAGTACTACAGTACATACAAAATATTAgtgcaataaaataaaataaaactttgaTGGACCTCACCAACAACAGGAGATTGTAAAATTAATGGCTCCTAGAACCTTCAAGTTCATGCGGTGTGGTCTGCCTGAGTTttcaatcaaaacaatttttatcTCTTATTAGTTTCATATTTGTGAGTTACACCTAATTAatagatttgatgaaagatacacaccatggtgaccTCACACATAAACTCATGGTTAACACCCTATCATTGttccctttagtgtggcccatttgagtcgaaGATGTAGGAATTTTTGGATATGTACATTTATaattatgaaaattcaaaattaaaaaattaattgtaaaaaaattaaaataaaattagaaatttgaataaggaggaatttagaaaacttatttGATTCGATGTGCGACGAAAGTCACTCGACTTGAAATTGATTTGTCCTCCCTTGAATAATGTCTGTAGTGCAATAGGAATACTGAAAAATCAATTTCCAGGATGTCCTCGAAGGTTGTCTCGTCGCATCGGCGTACTCGATGTACGAAAACCTGAACCGTCATTGTATGTCTAACTCGAAAACTGAATCAAATTCACTATAGAGATTTGAAGTGAGAGAGAGTAAAATAGCCGAAAGATTAAATCGAATTATTAAAATTCAGAAACAGCGAAGTCACTTATATAGGCGCCCCTACCAAACACAAAACAAATAAGCGTTGCAAACTAAAATTTCATAAGGCAACAAAAACTTTTAAGCTTGCAAGTATACTTGCGCGCACgcacaccacaccacaccacaccgcACCACATCCACGGCCCGACTCGGCACACGCGTGTGTAGTTTATGGCTTAAATTAGAGCTGATGGCATAGTCCCCCAAACAACCAAATTCACATACCCAGCCCCTGAAAGAGGCCAATCTCTATGCAAAATCTTCATCTTACAAgttcaaaattttcttatttatCCCATGTGGCACTAATTAAACTCACACCAATATAAGACAAAATGTCTTTATtacctttttaaaatttttaaaaaaaaattcatttaaaattatttatttattttaaaacaccgAACACACAACAGCAGATATAactaaactttaacctaatttTACATTTAGAAGATGGTTCCCCTCCAAGAATTGGGTAATTGGTGCGGTAAGATCCCAGTACAGTCCAGCACGTGTTGCCTCGTGCTTGGCCCACGTGCTAAGTGGCCGGATGGTTGGAACCGTCCACACTGGTATCTATGCTGGAGGTGAAACAAATAAAAAAACTTAGGCAGCATGAATTTCTTTTTTGCTTTCCTTTCTGTAGAGATGAATTAATTTAGAATAATGACAAGAAACTTAACTTTTCAATTGCTCCCATTTATAATTCTAAGAACGGTCATTACTGAAGCGTGATCATGGGAGGATAGTTTACATATTATAGTTACCGAAACATAGACGGCTCAGATCATCGGAAAATCTAATCATGTGGGCCGTGGCAATATAGGCTGGATCATGAGGTGCGAATTTGCAATTCACAAGCGGATTCCATGGggtggatccaccgaggtgggtgatcCCTGACTGCGATGCCCACTGCGATGAATGTaccttacatctacaccgtccatccgctttgatagataattttagtAAATTATCCCAAACTTGAAGCCGGTCTAagtttcatgtggaccacaccacaggaaacaatggtgattgaccattaaaaacttctgttatccacaaaagttttggaccaagctgatatttgagtggtccattcatccagatctttgtgaccttatcaagaggttggatggaaaataaaaattctgggCTAGTGTCCATGCGAGGATGAAGGGTGGAAAGTGCAAAGGGACTGGTCCCTACACCATGGGCAAGGAATTTACCCATTCAATCCAGACCGACCAGAATGCTGGCCTACTGCCCATTCGGCAAGGCCATTATCATGCGCTTTCCAATGGGCAAGACTAACAGTAACATCAATAGTTAATTGGATAATGCCCGTTGCAGTTGGAAAATTGAACACATTTCATTTTTCAACCGTACATTTAATGGATGCAACTATCACACCGTTAGGATTATCCTCCCATTGATAGGGcccacaagaagaagaagaagaaagaaggattaTCCTACCATTGATAGGGCccacaggaagaagaagaagaaagaagagcatTGATTTACATAGATAAAAGGAGGGAGTCATGGTACCGTTTTCTTCATGGAGGAAAGAGTGCTGATGAATTCCTCAATCATCTTAACAGAAGAGCCCTTGAATCCTTCATCCTCTCTAACAGCTTCCTCCATTATCTCTCTCACTCCCAAAGCCTTCCTTCTCATCTCCTCTCCTCTATCACTCCCACCCATTACCATCTCTATCACCCTCTTCACATTCTCCCCCGAAACCTCTGAATCGAACCCCCTCGCAACCTCCGCGCACACACCTAGCTCTTCCTCCATCATCTTTGAATTGTAGAATTGTTCGCCCGACAACGGCCATCCAATCAAGGGCACCCCACGACTCAAACTCTCCACCACCGAATTCCACCCGCAATGGCTTAAGAACGCACCCGTCGACCCATGCGACAGTATCTCCGTCTGAGGCGCCCATTTCTGCACCAGAATCCCCTGATTTCTTTCCGTAATTCGGTCTTCAAATCCTTCCGGCAACCATTCTACTCTAAAATCCCCATTTACGTCGAACCCGAGTGGAGGCCTAACGACCCAAATGAAATTTTGGCCACTCGCTTCCAGTCCAACAGCTAGCTGCATCATCTGAGAAGCAGAGATAGTGTTCTGAGACCCGAAACATACATAAAGAactgaagatggatggtggagatttaACCATTCAATGCAATTATTTGTAGAAATTACTCCATCTTCATTTGAATCACATTCTCTGTTTCTTAGAAAAGAAGCAATGGGCCCAACCGGCCAAACGGGGCGATTCGTTTTCCTACTGAAATATCCCAACCCAGCAGTCTCCAGATCTTCCACGGTATTGAATAAAAACCCATCTGACCGCAAGGTGAGTGAAAGCTGTCTTTGGAGGAACAGAGAATAGGAGTCCGTGCGGTCGGCGATCCGGAGATGGTAGGATAGCTGGGACCTGTCGATGTAGCCGGCTTCAGGA containing:
- the LOC131239069 gene encoding UDP-glycosyltransferase 92A1-like, with the protein product MAHSHRHHVLLFPFLAKGHLIPFVALARLLELKTNYAVTIITTPFNIPTIQSSLPPTSTIRIASLPFNGSDHGLPPNVENTNALPFHLVINLLQALETLQPSLERFISDIHREDGHPPLCIISDIFMGWTVQIANKLDVFHAVFISCGAYGGAALCSLWLNLPHCRIDSDEFQIPDFPEAGYIDRSQLSYHLRIADRTDSYSLFLQRQLSLTLRSDGFLFNTVEDLETAGLGYFSRKTNRPVWPVGPIASFLRNRECDSNEDGVISTNNCIEWLNLHHPSSVLYVCFGSQNTISASQMMQLAVGLEASGQNFIWVVRPPLGFDVNGDFRVEWLPEGFEDRITERNQGILVQKWAPQTEILSHGSTGAFLSHCGWNSVVESLSRGVPLIGWPLSGEQFYNSKMMEEELGVCAEVARGFDSEVSGENVKRVIEMVMGGSDRGEEMRRKALGVREIMEEAVREDEGFKGSSVKMIEEFISTLSSMKKTVP
- the LOC131240670 gene encoding UDP-glycosyltransferase 92A1-like; its protein translation is MSKTSESSHRQHILLFPFMAQGHLIPFLALARLLEQKTDHIITLINTPLNILALQSSLPPDSSIRLSCLPFDSSHHGLPPHAENTDSIPHHLILRLVYASETLQPSFEHLVSTICTQEGRPPLCIISDEFMSWSVETAHKFGAFHSVASTSGAYGSLIFTSVWLHLPHMRTDADEFPLPEFPGISIHRSQLPDDCRNVDESDPWCILFRKHASFFGRSDGILVNTVEELDSTALMHMRENLWRKAWAIGPLLHPPSSRKEEPIVSSLSCTEWLNLHPKSSVLYISFGSQNSINAAQMMELAKGLEACGKAFIWVIRPPIGFDVKEDFRAEWLPEGFENRMAERRQGLLVKKWAPQLEILSHESTGAFLSHCGWNSILESLSQGLPIIGWPMGAEQLFNSKLLEEELGVGVEMARGSKAEIRGVDVTRVIGLVMGGESERGMEMRRNAKRLEEVLKAAVVDEEHRKGSSVRALEDFLQTAALRKAMLQ